Proteins encoded within one genomic window of Felis catus isolate Fca126 chromosome C1, F.catus_Fca126_mat1.0, whole genome shotgun sequence:
- the NPPA gene encoding natriuretic peptides A produces MGSFSTITASFLLFLACQLLWQTGANPVYGSVSNADLMDFKNLLDHLEDKMPLEDEVVPPQVLSEQNEEAGAALSPLPEVPPWAGEVNPAQRDGGALGRGSWDSSDRSALLKSKLRALLAAPRSLRRSSCFGGRMDRIGAQSGLGCNSFRYRR; encoded by the exons ATGGGCTCCTTCTCCACCATCACCGCgagcttcctcctcttcctggcgTGTCAGCTCTTGTGGCAAACAGGAGCTAACCCGGTATATGGCTCTGTGTCCAACGCAGACCTGATGGATTTCAAG AATTTGCTGGACCATTTGGAGGACAAGATGCCTTTAGAAGATGAAGTCGTGCCCCCACAAGTACTAAGTGAGCAGAATGAGGAAGCTGGGGCAGCTCTTAGCCCCCTCCCTGAGGTGCCTCCCTGGGCTGGGGAGGTCAACCCAGCCCAGAGAGATGGGGGTGCCCTTGGGCGGGGCTCCTGGGACTCCTCCGATAGATCTGCCCTCCTGAAAAGCAAGCTGAGGGCACTGCTAGCTGCCCCTCGGAGTCTGCGGAGGTCCAGCTGCTTTGGAGGCAGGATGGACAGGATTGGAGCTCAGAGTGGACTGGGCTGCAACAGCTTCCGG TACCGAAGATAA
- the NPPB gene encoding natriuretic peptides B precursor (The RefSeq protein has 1 substitution compared to this genomic sequence), with protein sequence MDPKTALLRALLLLLFLHLSPLGGRSHPLGGPGPASEASAIQELLDGLRDTVSELQEAQMALGPLQQGHSPAESWEAQEEPPARVLAPHDNVLRALRRLGSSKMMRDSRCFGRRLDRIGSLSGLGCNVLRRH encoded by the exons ATGGACCCCAAGACGGCGCTGCTCCgggccctcctgctcctcctgttCTTGCACCTGTCGCCACTAGGAGGTCGCTCCCACCCGCTgggcggccccggccccgcctcgGAAGCGTCCGCAATACAG GAGCTGCTGGACGGTCTGCGGGACACAGTTTCAGAGCTGCAGGAAGCCCAGATGGCCCTGGGACCCCTCCAGCAGGGTCACAGCCCCGCAGAATcctgggaggcccaggaggaacCCCCTGCGCGGGTCCTTGCGCCCCCTGACAATGTCCTCCGGGCCCTGAGACGACTAGGCAGTTCCAAGATGATGCGTGATTCAAGGTGCTTTGGCCGGAGGCTGGACCGGATTGGCTCCCTCAGTGGCCTGGGCTGCAACG tgctgaGAAGGCATTAA